From a single Maylandia zebra isolate NMK-2024a linkage group LG3, Mzebra_GT3a, whole genome shotgun sequence genomic region:
- the LOC106675147 gene encoding uncharacterized protein LOC106675147 isoform X1, with protein MNYTGRQFFDGTFNLAVLLLACFHNNLSPAADVKYHGLAKEGATCYLNSVLQVLFMTKDFRQAVMRHTNENSQFIDQHLKALFEDLQNHTAKTDAIIKTLGIDNVYEQHDAAEYFEKILTLTSPQASQIFHGMLAKKTTCCKCLTETDIDIPFWHLPLALVDSCTHTKGSEGYRVVDGIDEFFRMTELSGENQMYCDQCDDKVDATTKDGMKHHPDVLPLLLKRFEFSYHDMSYVKISCAVEVPYTLQIPDSQTYELYAVVDHVGDLRSGLYSARIKIEEEHGDRWYNFDDAGVTELDYEPFQVDNTEKSESAYLLFYRKKKNAVGEEIKEMEQLSLTARHKNHTDCEGGEVSDDSRKDTGEYGGGRPNVGKDYSSKFVSVEADKVTTGEGKLLTRYDLLNGSQDEQTGSDRIQIIPKDNQMNEQRSISRFLNEPIKEDVMGEASNHDVTHSAHKDVSVQTQRRSVRDDREETKEADKYIQMSEITIENPDNSEAVKHVSMRLDGRGQKTAEKIISVTRTSQSVGGVQIQSKEQKNERDTKLNQSEGNKITKERLTEEQDGGSEENIEIIRLECFQPKARIGAQRLTEGGHVSVNSSPIVRVIDEEHTEIDSACKDDSQTKIIIKKTTDETTQHMTKWLEKQRNIRRSLNFEIDKEVTLGKM; from the exons ATGAATTACACGGGTCGACAGTTTTTCGACGGAACCTTTAACCTTGCAG TTCTGCTACTTGCATGCTTTCATAACAATCTCTCCCCAGCAGCGGATGTAAAGTACCATGGCTTGGCAAAAGAAGGAGCAACATGCTATCTGAACAGTGTGCTGCAGGTGCTGTTTATGACCAAAGACTTCAGACAAGCTGTGATGAG GCACACCAATGAAAATTCTCAGTTTATTGACCAACATCTTAAAGCACTGTTTGAAGACTTACAGAATCATACTGCAAAGACGGATGCAATAATAAAGACGCTGGGCATTGACAATG TGTATGAACAGCATGATGCTGCAGAGTACTTTGAGAAGATTTTAACACTGACCAGTCCTCAGGCATCACAG atcTTCCATGGCATGTTGGCAAAGAAGACCACCTGTTGTAAATGCCTGACAGAGACTGACATAGATATACCGTTCTGGCATCTTCCTCTTGCACTGGTGGATTCCTGCACTCACACAAAAGGAAGTGAAGGATACAGAGTG GTGGATGGCATTGACGAGTTTTTCAGAATGACAGAATTAAGTGGAGAAAATCAGATGTACTGTGACCAGTGTGATGACAAAGTTGATGCTACTACT AAAGATGGAATGAAGCATCATCCAGATGTTTTGCCTCTGCTTCTGAAGCGCTTTGAGTTCAGCTATCATGACATGTCATACGTCAAAATCAGCTGTGCTGTGGAGGTTCCCTACACCCTGCAGATACCAGAC AGTCAGACATATGAACTGTATGCAGTTGTGGATCATGTTGGTGATCTGAGAAGTGGACTTTACAGTGCAAGAATCAAGATCGAGGAGGAACACGGAGACAGATGGTATAATTTCGATGATGCTGGAGTCACAGAG CTTGATTATGAACCGTTCCAAGTAGACAACACTGAGAA aTCTGAGAGTGCTTATCTACTTTTttacagaaagaagaaaa ATGCTGTTGGTGAAGAGATCAAGGAGATGGAACAGTTGTCCCTGACAGCACGCCATAAAAATCACACAGACTGTGAGGGTGGTGAAGTATCAGACGACTCTAGAAAGGATACAGGAGAATATGGGGGAGGTAGACCAAATGTTGGAAAAGATTACAGCTCTAAATTTGTAAGTGTTGAAGCTGATAAAGTAAcgacaggagaaggaaagctgtTAACAAGATATGACCTCTTAAATGGATCTCAGGACGAGCAAACAGGCAGTGACAGAATACAAATCATACCTAAAGATAATCAGATGAATGAGCAGAGGAGCATTAGCAGGTTTCTTAATGAACCAATAAAAGAAGATGTGATGGGTGAAGCCAGTAATCATGATGTTACACATTCAGCACATAAAGATGTTAGTGTGCAAACTCAGAGGAGGAGTGTGAGGGATGACAGGGAAGAAACGAAAGAAGCTGATAAATATATTCAAATGAGTGAAATCACCATTGAAAATCCTGACAACAGTGAAGCTGTGAAGCATGTTAGCATGAGATTAGATGGTAGAGGGcagaaaacagctgagaagattATCAGTGTTACCCGTACATCACAAAGTGTTGGTGGTGTGCAGATACAgagcaaagaacagaaaaatgaaCGTGATACCAAACTGAATCAGAGTGAGGGGAATAAGATAACAAAGGAAAGACTAACAGAGGAGCAGGACGGAGGTAGTGAGgaaaatattgaaattataagACTGGAGTGTTTTCAACCAAAAGCAAGAATTGGAGCTCAGCGACTTACAGAAGGAGGACATGTTTCAGTGAATTCAAGTCCTATTGTTAGAGTAATTGACGAAGAGCATACAGAAATTGATAGTGCTTGTAAAGACGACAGTCAGACAAAGATCATCATAAAGAAAACTACGGATGAAACCACACAGCACATGACGAAATggttagaaaaacaaagaaatattagAAGAAGTTTAAATTTTGAAATAGATAAAGAGGTCACTTTGGGCAAAATGTAA
- the LOC106675147 gene encoding uncharacterized protein LOC106675147 isoform X2: MNYTGRQFFDGTFNLAAADVKYHGLAKEGATCYLNSVLQVLFMTKDFRQAVMRHTNENSQFIDQHLKALFEDLQNHTAKTDAIIKTLGIDNVYEQHDAAEYFEKILTLTSPQASQIFHGMLAKKTTCCKCLTETDIDIPFWHLPLALVDSCTHTKGSEGYRVVDGIDEFFRMTELSGENQMYCDQCDDKVDATTKDGMKHHPDVLPLLLKRFEFSYHDMSYVKISCAVEVPYTLQIPDSQTYELYAVVDHVGDLRSGLYSARIKIEEEHGDRWYNFDDAGVTELDYEPFQVDNTEKSESAYLLFYRKKKNAVGEEIKEMEQLSLTARHKNHTDCEGGEVSDDSRKDTGEYGGGRPNVGKDYSSKFVSVEADKVTTGEGKLLTRYDLLNGSQDEQTGSDRIQIIPKDNQMNEQRSISRFLNEPIKEDVMGEASNHDVTHSAHKDVSVQTQRRSVRDDREETKEADKYIQMSEITIENPDNSEAVKHVSMRLDGRGQKTAEKIISVTRTSQSVGGVQIQSKEQKNERDTKLNQSEGNKITKERLTEEQDGGSEENIEIIRLECFQPKARIGAQRLTEGGHVSVNSSPIVRVIDEEHTEIDSACKDDSQTKIIIKKTTDETTQHMTKWLEKQRNIRRSLNFEIDKEVTLGKM; this comes from the exons ATGAATTACACGGGTCGACAGTTTTTCGACGGAACCTTTAACCTTGCAG CAGCGGATGTAAAGTACCATGGCTTGGCAAAAGAAGGAGCAACATGCTATCTGAACAGTGTGCTGCAGGTGCTGTTTATGACCAAAGACTTCAGACAAGCTGTGATGAG GCACACCAATGAAAATTCTCAGTTTATTGACCAACATCTTAAAGCACTGTTTGAAGACTTACAGAATCATACTGCAAAGACGGATGCAATAATAAAGACGCTGGGCATTGACAATG TGTATGAACAGCATGATGCTGCAGAGTACTTTGAGAAGATTTTAACACTGACCAGTCCTCAGGCATCACAG atcTTCCATGGCATGTTGGCAAAGAAGACCACCTGTTGTAAATGCCTGACAGAGACTGACATAGATATACCGTTCTGGCATCTTCCTCTTGCACTGGTGGATTCCTGCACTCACACAAAAGGAAGTGAAGGATACAGAGTG GTGGATGGCATTGACGAGTTTTTCAGAATGACAGAATTAAGTGGAGAAAATCAGATGTACTGTGACCAGTGTGATGACAAAGTTGATGCTACTACT AAAGATGGAATGAAGCATCATCCAGATGTTTTGCCTCTGCTTCTGAAGCGCTTTGAGTTCAGCTATCATGACATGTCATACGTCAAAATCAGCTGTGCTGTGGAGGTTCCCTACACCCTGCAGATACCAGAC AGTCAGACATATGAACTGTATGCAGTTGTGGATCATGTTGGTGATCTGAGAAGTGGACTTTACAGTGCAAGAATCAAGATCGAGGAGGAACACGGAGACAGATGGTATAATTTCGATGATGCTGGAGTCACAGAG CTTGATTATGAACCGTTCCAAGTAGACAACACTGAGAA aTCTGAGAGTGCTTATCTACTTTTttacagaaagaagaaaa ATGCTGTTGGTGAAGAGATCAAGGAGATGGAACAGTTGTCCCTGACAGCACGCCATAAAAATCACACAGACTGTGAGGGTGGTGAAGTATCAGACGACTCTAGAAAGGATACAGGAGAATATGGGGGAGGTAGACCAAATGTTGGAAAAGATTACAGCTCTAAATTTGTAAGTGTTGAAGCTGATAAAGTAAcgacaggagaaggaaagctgtTAACAAGATATGACCTCTTAAATGGATCTCAGGACGAGCAAACAGGCAGTGACAGAATACAAATCATACCTAAAGATAATCAGATGAATGAGCAGAGGAGCATTAGCAGGTTTCTTAATGAACCAATAAAAGAAGATGTGATGGGTGAAGCCAGTAATCATGATGTTACACATTCAGCACATAAAGATGTTAGTGTGCAAACTCAGAGGAGGAGTGTGAGGGATGACAGGGAAGAAACGAAAGAAGCTGATAAATATATTCAAATGAGTGAAATCACCATTGAAAATCCTGACAACAGTGAAGCTGTGAAGCATGTTAGCATGAGATTAGATGGTAGAGGGcagaaaacagctgagaagattATCAGTGTTACCCGTACATCACAAAGTGTTGGTGGTGTGCAGATACAgagcaaagaacagaaaaatgaaCGTGATACCAAACTGAATCAGAGTGAGGGGAATAAGATAACAAAGGAAAGACTAACAGAGGAGCAGGACGGAGGTAGTGAGgaaaatattgaaattataagACTGGAGTGTTTTCAACCAAAAGCAAGAATTGGAGCTCAGCGACTTACAGAAGGAGGACATGTTTCAGTGAATTCAAGTCCTATTGTTAGAGTAATTGACGAAGAGCATACAGAAATTGATAGTGCTTGTAAAGACGACAGTCAGACAAAGATCATCATAAAGAAAACTACGGATGAAACCACACAGCACATGACGAAATggttagaaaaacaaagaaatattagAAGAAGTTTAAATTTTGAAATAGATAAAGAGGTCACTTTGGGCAAAATGTAA
- the LOC106675147 gene encoding uncharacterized protein LOC106675147 isoform X4 produces the protein MTKDFRQAVMRHTNENSQFIDQHLKALFEDLQNHTAKTDAIIKTLGIDNVYEQHDAAEYFEKILTLTSPQASQIFHGMLAKKTTCCKCLTETDIDIPFWHLPLALVDSCTHTKGSEGYRVVDGIDEFFRMTELSGENQMYCDQCDDKVDATTKDGMKHHPDVLPLLLKRFEFSYHDMSYVKISCAVEVPYTLQIPDSQTYELYAVVDHVGDLRSGLYSARIKIEEEHGDRWYNFDDAGVTELDYEPFQVDNTEKSESAYLLFYRKKKNAVGEEIKEMEQLSLTARHKNHTDCEGGEVSDDSRKDTGEYGGGRPNVGKDYSSKFVSVEADKVTTGEGKLLTRYDLLNGSQDEQTGSDRIQIIPKDNQMNEQRSISRFLNEPIKEDVMGEASNHDVTHSAHKDVSVQTQRRSVRDDREETKEADKYIQMSEITIENPDNSEAVKHVSMRLDGRGQKTAEKIISVTRTSQSVGGVQIQSKEQKNERDTKLNQSEGNKITKERLTEEQDGGSEENIEIIRLECFQPKARIGAQRLTEGGHVSVNSSPIVRVIDEEHTEIDSACKDDSQTKIIIKKTTDETTQHMTKWLEKQRNIRRSLNFEIDKEVTLGKM, from the exons ATGACCAAAGACTTCAGACAAGCTGTGATGAG GCACACCAATGAAAATTCTCAGTTTATTGACCAACATCTTAAAGCACTGTTTGAAGACTTACAGAATCATACTGCAAAGACGGATGCAATAATAAAGACGCTGGGCATTGACAATG TGTATGAACAGCATGATGCTGCAGAGTACTTTGAGAAGATTTTAACACTGACCAGTCCTCAGGCATCACAG atcTTCCATGGCATGTTGGCAAAGAAGACCACCTGTTGTAAATGCCTGACAGAGACTGACATAGATATACCGTTCTGGCATCTTCCTCTTGCACTGGTGGATTCCTGCACTCACACAAAAGGAAGTGAAGGATACAGAGTG GTGGATGGCATTGACGAGTTTTTCAGAATGACAGAATTAAGTGGAGAAAATCAGATGTACTGTGACCAGTGTGATGACAAAGTTGATGCTACTACT AAAGATGGAATGAAGCATCATCCAGATGTTTTGCCTCTGCTTCTGAAGCGCTTTGAGTTCAGCTATCATGACATGTCATACGTCAAAATCAGCTGTGCTGTGGAGGTTCCCTACACCCTGCAGATACCAGAC AGTCAGACATATGAACTGTATGCAGTTGTGGATCATGTTGGTGATCTGAGAAGTGGACTTTACAGTGCAAGAATCAAGATCGAGGAGGAACACGGAGACAGATGGTATAATTTCGATGATGCTGGAGTCACAGAG CTTGATTATGAACCGTTCCAAGTAGACAACACTGAGAA aTCTGAGAGTGCTTATCTACTTTTttacagaaagaagaaaa ATGCTGTTGGTGAAGAGATCAAGGAGATGGAACAGTTGTCCCTGACAGCACGCCATAAAAATCACACAGACTGTGAGGGTGGTGAAGTATCAGACGACTCTAGAAAGGATACAGGAGAATATGGGGGAGGTAGACCAAATGTTGGAAAAGATTACAGCTCTAAATTTGTAAGTGTTGAAGCTGATAAAGTAAcgacaggagaaggaaagctgtTAACAAGATATGACCTCTTAAATGGATCTCAGGACGAGCAAACAGGCAGTGACAGAATACAAATCATACCTAAAGATAATCAGATGAATGAGCAGAGGAGCATTAGCAGGTTTCTTAATGAACCAATAAAAGAAGATGTGATGGGTGAAGCCAGTAATCATGATGTTACACATTCAGCACATAAAGATGTTAGTGTGCAAACTCAGAGGAGGAGTGTGAGGGATGACAGGGAAGAAACGAAAGAAGCTGATAAATATATTCAAATGAGTGAAATCACCATTGAAAATCCTGACAACAGTGAAGCTGTGAAGCATGTTAGCATGAGATTAGATGGTAGAGGGcagaaaacagctgagaagattATCAGTGTTACCCGTACATCACAAAGTGTTGGTGGTGTGCAGATACAgagcaaagaacagaaaaatgaaCGTGATACCAAACTGAATCAGAGTGAGGGGAATAAGATAACAAAGGAAAGACTAACAGAGGAGCAGGACGGAGGTAGTGAGgaaaatattgaaattataagACTGGAGTGTTTTCAACCAAAAGCAAGAATTGGAGCTCAGCGACTTACAGAAGGAGGACATGTTTCAGTGAATTCAAGTCCTATTGTTAGAGTAATTGACGAAGAGCATACAGAAATTGATAGTGCTTGTAAAGACGACAGTCAGACAAAGATCATCATAAAGAAAACTACGGATGAAACCACACAGCACATGACGAAATggttagaaaaacaaagaaatattagAAGAAGTTTAAATTTTGAAATAGATAAAGAGGTCACTTTGGGCAAAATGTAA
- the LOC101475002 gene encoding uncharacterized protein LOC101475002, whose product MNHSLVSRFRKKLKSLPVADYYGLKSPGLTCYLNSVLQVLFMTENFRDALKSSPDHRRGRKDSPIVDSELRKLFDDLQKQLAETRNITEKLGITDVFEQRDAAEYFEKILCMTSQDASKIFKGELNHRTTCCKCDMKNDSRSFFWILPLMVEDSRYKTYNVEQGLEAFFELQQVSGDDQIYCSRCDEKQNADIKWEITQHPDVLTLLLKRFTFDYKLRRYVKLHCKVDVPQTLHMEKCTYELYAMVNHFGSLTGGHYTAEIKSYENGQWYCFNDGRVESVKLFFAKENPLRSSTAYILLYRKVSKEAPKTDGSDHDTQCAHSDIKAEGRSHETHRGDTAFPHYQPERYNDKGKDILKGYNGDLPKSCRDDGILGELMNFNGEPDKQPNQRAARINKTTDSRIRIKAVVQWLDSNTKAHMYPHISKTEHLRTRKIYETQQNSNSQKKRQKARDTFWEVRDDTDTETGTKTSKPRSSPGRNREKPGETKAEEKKEEALKEASTRENSRPVRRGGNGSVSAADKRICSCYCSSVLHPTNYSKSHRTINEASNYKNSVNQGRNVNTLNSNIMKEQHVVTTDSKLKTKHKQQQTASVTEKKNLIKEPWRC is encoded by the exons ATGAATCACTCCCTCGTGTCGAGGTTCAGAAAGAAACTAAAAAGCCTTCCGGTTGCAG ATTACTATGGCCTTAAGAGTCCAGGTCTTACATGTTACCTGAACAGCGTGCTTCAGGTGCTTTTCATGACAGAAAACTTTCGCGACGCTTTGAAaag CAGTCCAGATCACCGGAGGGGCAGGAAAGACTCACCAATTGTTGACTCAGAGCTGAGAAAGCTGTTTGATGATTTACAGAAACAATTGGCCGAAACACGTAACATCACAGAGAAGCTGGGCATCACAGATG TATTTGAACAACGTGATGCTGCTGAGTATTTTGAGAAGATTTTGTGTATGACGAGCCAAGACGCTTCCAAG ATCTTTAAAGGAGAGCTGAATCACAGGACAACATGCTGTAAGTGCGACATGAAGAACGATTCCAGGAGCTTCTTTTGGATTCTGCCACTAATGGTGGAAGATTCAAGATATAAAACCTACAATGTG GAGCAAGGACTCGAAGCTTTCTTTGAGTTACAACAAGTATCTGGTGATGACCAGATATACTGCAGCCGCTGTGATGAAAAGCAAAATGCAGACATT AAATGGGAGATAACTCAACATCCAGATGTTCTGACCCTCCTGCTAAAGAGATTTACCTTTGACTACAAGCTGAGGCGCTACGTCAAGCTTCACTGCAAAGTTGATGTGCCTCAAACTTTACACATGGAG AAATGTACTTATGAGCTCTACGCCATGGTTAACCACTTTGGCAGTCTCACAGGAGGACACTACACCGCAGAAATCAAATCATATGAAAATGGGCAGTGGTACTGCTTCAATGATGGACGTGTTGAAAGT gtCAAACTATTTTTTGCTAAAGAAAACCCACTGAG GTCTTCTACAGCTTACATCCTCCTGTACAGGAAAG TGAGCAAAGAAGCTCCAAAGACTGATGGAAGTGATCACGACACTCAGTGTGCACATTCAGACATCAAGGCTGAAGGAAGGAGTCATGAGACACACAGAGGGGACACTGCTTTTCCTCATTATCAACCAGAGAGATATAATGACAAAGGGAAGGACATTTTAAAGGGCTACAATGGTGATTTGCCAAAAAGCTGTCGTGATGATGGAATTTTGGGAGAACTGATGAACTTTAATGGAGAACCGGATAAACAGCCAAACCAAAGAGCAGCACggataaacaaaacaactgacagtagaataagaattaaagcagttgtGCAGTGGCTTGATTCAAATACAAAGGCACACATGTATCCTCATATCAGCAAAACAGAACATTTGAGAACACGGAAAATTTACGAGACTCAGCAAAACAGTAATTCCCAAAAGAAACGTCAGAAAGCACGAGACACTTTCTGGGAAGTTAGGGACGACACTGATACTGAGACTGGAACAAAAACAAGTAAACCAAGGAGTAGCCCAGGAAGAAATAGAGAGAAACCTGGAGAGACTAAAGCTGAAGAAAAGAAGGAAGAGGCACTAAAAGAAGCATCAACACGAGAAAACAGCAGGCCTGTTAGACGGGGAGGGAACGGTTCTGTCTCTGCTGCTGATAAAAGGATTTGTAGTTGTTACTGTTCTTCAGTCCTGCACCCAACAAACTACTCCAAGAGTCACCGTACAATCAACGAAGCCTCTAATTATAAAAACTCAGTAAATCAGGGCAGAAATGTAAATACCTTAAACAGCAACATTATGAAAGAACAGCACGTTGTTACTACAGACAGCAAACTCAAGACCAAACACAAGCAACAACAAACTGCAAGcgtgacagagaaaaaaaatctaataaaagaGCCTTGGAGGTGTTAA
- the LOC106675147 gene encoding uncharacterized protein LOC106675147 isoform X3: protein MNYTGRQFFDGTFNLAADVKYHGLAKEGATCYLNSVLQVLFMTKDFRQAVMRHTNENSQFIDQHLKALFEDLQNHTAKTDAIIKTLGIDNVYEQHDAAEYFEKILTLTSPQASQIFHGMLAKKTTCCKCLTETDIDIPFWHLPLALVDSCTHTKGSEGYRVVDGIDEFFRMTELSGENQMYCDQCDDKVDATTKDGMKHHPDVLPLLLKRFEFSYHDMSYVKISCAVEVPYTLQIPDSQTYELYAVVDHVGDLRSGLYSARIKIEEEHGDRWYNFDDAGVTELDYEPFQVDNTEKSESAYLLFYRKKKNAVGEEIKEMEQLSLTARHKNHTDCEGGEVSDDSRKDTGEYGGGRPNVGKDYSSKFVSVEADKVTTGEGKLLTRYDLLNGSQDEQTGSDRIQIIPKDNQMNEQRSISRFLNEPIKEDVMGEASNHDVTHSAHKDVSVQTQRRSVRDDREETKEADKYIQMSEITIENPDNSEAVKHVSMRLDGRGQKTAEKIISVTRTSQSVGGVQIQSKEQKNERDTKLNQSEGNKITKERLTEEQDGGSEENIEIIRLECFQPKARIGAQRLTEGGHVSVNSSPIVRVIDEEHTEIDSACKDDSQTKIIIKKTTDETTQHMTKWLEKQRNIRRSLNFEIDKEVTLGKM, encoded by the exons ATGAATTACACGGGTCGACAGTTTTTCGACGGAACCTTTAACCTTGCAG CGGATGTAAAGTACCATGGCTTGGCAAAAGAAGGAGCAACATGCTATCTGAACAGTGTGCTGCAGGTGCTGTTTATGACCAAAGACTTCAGACAAGCTGTGATGAG GCACACCAATGAAAATTCTCAGTTTATTGACCAACATCTTAAAGCACTGTTTGAAGACTTACAGAATCATACTGCAAAGACGGATGCAATAATAAAGACGCTGGGCATTGACAATG TGTATGAACAGCATGATGCTGCAGAGTACTTTGAGAAGATTTTAACACTGACCAGTCCTCAGGCATCACAG atcTTCCATGGCATGTTGGCAAAGAAGACCACCTGTTGTAAATGCCTGACAGAGACTGACATAGATATACCGTTCTGGCATCTTCCTCTTGCACTGGTGGATTCCTGCACTCACACAAAAGGAAGTGAAGGATACAGAGTG GTGGATGGCATTGACGAGTTTTTCAGAATGACAGAATTAAGTGGAGAAAATCAGATGTACTGTGACCAGTGTGATGACAAAGTTGATGCTACTACT AAAGATGGAATGAAGCATCATCCAGATGTTTTGCCTCTGCTTCTGAAGCGCTTTGAGTTCAGCTATCATGACATGTCATACGTCAAAATCAGCTGTGCTGTGGAGGTTCCCTACACCCTGCAGATACCAGAC AGTCAGACATATGAACTGTATGCAGTTGTGGATCATGTTGGTGATCTGAGAAGTGGACTTTACAGTGCAAGAATCAAGATCGAGGAGGAACACGGAGACAGATGGTATAATTTCGATGATGCTGGAGTCACAGAG CTTGATTATGAACCGTTCCAAGTAGACAACACTGAGAA aTCTGAGAGTGCTTATCTACTTTTttacagaaagaagaaaa ATGCTGTTGGTGAAGAGATCAAGGAGATGGAACAGTTGTCCCTGACAGCACGCCATAAAAATCACACAGACTGTGAGGGTGGTGAAGTATCAGACGACTCTAGAAAGGATACAGGAGAATATGGGGGAGGTAGACCAAATGTTGGAAAAGATTACAGCTCTAAATTTGTAAGTGTTGAAGCTGATAAAGTAAcgacaggagaaggaaagctgtTAACAAGATATGACCTCTTAAATGGATCTCAGGACGAGCAAACAGGCAGTGACAGAATACAAATCATACCTAAAGATAATCAGATGAATGAGCAGAGGAGCATTAGCAGGTTTCTTAATGAACCAATAAAAGAAGATGTGATGGGTGAAGCCAGTAATCATGATGTTACACATTCAGCACATAAAGATGTTAGTGTGCAAACTCAGAGGAGGAGTGTGAGGGATGACAGGGAAGAAACGAAAGAAGCTGATAAATATATTCAAATGAGTGAAATCACCATTGAAAATCCTGACAACAGTGAAGCTGTGAAGCATGTTAGCATGAGATTAGATGGTAGAGGGcagaaaacagctgagaagattATCAGTGTTACCCGTACATCACAAAGTGTTGGTGGTGTGCAGATACAgagcaaagaacagaaaaatgaaCGTGATACCAAACTGAATCAGAGTGAGGGGAATAAGATAACAAAGGAAAGACTAACAGAGGAGCAGGACGGAGGTAGTGAGgaaaatattgaaattataagACTGGAGTGTTTTCAACCAAAAGCAAGAATTGGAGCTCAGCGACTTACAGAAGGAGGACATGTTTCAGTGAATTCAAGTCCTATTGTTAGAGTAATTGACGAAGAGCATACAGAAATTGATAGTGCTTGTAAAGACGACAGTCAGACAAAGATCATCATAAAGAAAACTACGGATGAAACCACACAGCACATGACGAAATggttagaaaaacaaagaaatattagAAGAAGTTTAAATTTTGAAATAGATAAAGAGGTCACTTTGGGCAAAATGTAA
- the LOC101476442 gene encoding E3 ubiquitin-protein ligase DDB_G0292642 — protein MSIRGQDQVEKKYDPLDTTLKFVNREDDLDSSCDDSLRAEMSCGHAVTPESLTRWCRSLLDKGNYKFRCPALVDGTKQCNKEWSYQEVRRLADLTVEEMQHFEESMARLALADHCEVQPCPQCKTDVERKDLSNLCVQCVVCTADQKKKYQFCWQCLKPWKGSGLRSDRCDNDGCENKDLQLMQTCKTIDLPEVEGVTSCPAIRLCPTCGLRVEHTTEYCKNIKCPRCKMEFCFVCLKLKRECSQTSSPYEICPSGVAPRQTSIPVWSKT, from the exons ATGAGCATTCGTGGACAGGATCAGGTGGAGAAGAAATACGACCCTCTAGACACCACCCTGAAGTTTGTCAACAGGGAGGATGACTTGGATTCATCAT GTGATGACTCTCTCAGAGCAGAGATGTCCTGCGGCCACGCTGTCACTCCTGAATCTCTGACACGTTGGTGTCGCTCTCTGCTGGATAAG ggGAATTACAAATTCAGATGTCCGGCTTTAGTGGACGGCACCAAGCAGTGTAATAAAGAGTGGTCGTACCAGGAGGTGCGCAGACTGGCTGATCTGACTGTGGAGGAAATGCAGCACTTTGAAGAGAGCATGGCCCGTCTGGCTCTTGCAGACCACTGTGAGGTTCAGCCA TGTCCTCAGTGTAAAACAGATGTAGAGAGGAAGGATCTGTCCAACCTGTGTGTCCAGTGTGTCGTATGCACAGCTGATCAGAAGAAGAAATACCAGTTTTGCTGGCAGTGTCTGAAACCGTGGAAGGGTTCAGGCCTTCGATCTGACCGCTGTGACAACGACGGCTGTGAGAACAAGGACCTGCAACTCATGCAGACGTGTAAAACCATTGATCTGCCTGAGGTGGAGGGGGTCACCAGCTGCCCCGCCATCAGACTCTGTCCTACATGTGGCCTGAGGGTGGAGCATACCACAGAATACTgcaaaaatatcaaatgtcctcGCTGCAAAATGGAGTTCTGTTTTGTCTGCCTGAAACTGAAGCGTGAATGTTCACAGACTAGTTCACCATATGAAATCTGCCCCAGTGGGGTCGCGCCAAGGCAGACCTCCATCCCTGTGTGGagcaaaacatga